In Acidimicrobiia bacterium, the following are encoded in one genomic region:
- a CDS encoding MFS transporter codes for MRRPPLWRVFGPRSYFPLWMAQVISSTGDWIGLIAILAIAARISNNSGAAVSLVMFARVVPGFFLGTVGGVLTDRLDRRKVMPVCDIGRASMLLALSFVENLAGLVLVSFALEILTLLWGPRTMRPCPSS; via the coding sequence ATGAGGCGCCCGCCCCTCTGGCGCGTCTTCGGCCCCCGCTCGTACTTCCCGCTCTGGATGGCGCAGGTCATCTCGAGCACCGGCGACTGGATCGGCCTCATCGCGATCCTCGCCATCGCGGCTCGGATCTCGAACAACTCCGGCGCGGCCGTGAGCCTCGTGATGTTCGCCCGCGTCGTGCCCGGGTTCTTCCTCGGCACCGTCGGCGGTGTCCTCACCGACCGACTCGACCGCCGCAAGGTGATGCCTGTCTGCGACATCGGCCGAGCGTCGATGCTCCTGGCGCTGTCGTTCGTCGAGAACCTCGCTGGCCTCGTCCTCGTCTCGTTCGCGCTTGAGATCCTCACCCTGCTCTGGGGACCGCGAACGATGCGTCCGTGCCCCAGCTCGTGA